Proteins found in one Leishmania major strain Friedlin complete genome, chromosome 35 genomic segment:
- a CDS encoding U5 snRNA-associated splicing factor (previous protein_id=AAZ14619.1), giving the protein MSVSVPPGFEDDDDLVAVDPALLAEMEEEEQKESRKQQILTWQRMNTERYGFRAAYRAAVGEKDLMPPEFIRKVVKDNGDLGGKRFKSERKLCVGMLPYIPLALFKLLENMPMPWEEARYVTVVYHVGGVLTIVDDTPTVAEPLYVSQWGSMWTKMRANKVELLQEGGGFRRAVHKGDENEPPLDFADYFMDRVPPPPVLDDLDEEDNAGIVGWFYDPFPRLVAPNQIRGPRRPNGYYFTLDVMEALYRNASPILPTLDDRNYFYLWDLKSFYAAKAMHLSIPRGPKFEAPPAIRVKQDEDDDWTEFNDLRRIIHRDNPRKPRFTMLTERQIAFPFLYGSVVDGVELAPYHYPATVRVENNDPELPCFTFHPSLNAIKAVEKNYTDVSRAQAALCSSTWHRAGGQHLETAADVPLELPDDFEPFLSSLPLEQPNTKTGLSLLFAPAPYNSFEGGMKRRIDVPLCGKWYQDPPDLLTTDDRDKILRSYTQLLKHHVKRSLQHAVRQRRSAAAAATEAEGAGTMDMSAMQEKRRLEKMAGMRYFSKTRMEWLEAALQVMRQGHNMLVQLINMKCLPYVHIDYNFEAKPTRTLTTKEIKKSRLGPAFHMIRELLGFMKRLIDMHVMYRLGSTDALQLADATQYLFSHVGVLTGVYRYKLRAMRQIKRSRDLKHMLYSKFNVGGVPSGPGNGFWGPAWRVWVFFMRGMTPLLQRYLSNLTDRVLHGRLQKGKMSGKKITRQRVEPDKDVNIKEAFRRELREMLPDNVKASVIVTMDQHMNEAFRHWRAGLPWSVPGLAKPLTDLVGKYVKLRSEEYIRTTQLQRRRIAEGDTVDKQAFMKNLGRLTRLKLMDEQRRQRRYVTGEDAAAIMAPAEATEIYRMMANWLNDRGFKKISFPDPSKTAELSLLQLSLNRLRDQHNIANRLTANQREEQARIEESFNAPHEALSGIVDALAHQRRFKNVEVEYMDNFSHLYPLYTVVPQEKLIDSFLDQYLWYKAMNVQRLFPNWVKPSDVEPLPQLVYKWCEGINNIPDIWDVSHDESVVLLHSNLEDAFYDNVDWNFFRPMLELIMDKSLVDYIVSRHDVVVEFKDMSYHHYKGLIRGFMFSSFLAQYWGLVMDVLLLGTQRSKEIAGTALKPNPFMSFFRDPYLAASHPIRAYCRYKNEVYIVVRYTKTEADEVRRRYLEETKSDPEMRAINASVYGFKNAKEWPRDARMRLFLSDVNLARAVLWEFRSRLPPSMATINDANSFVSVYSKDNPNLLFEMAGFSVRLLPVVRTEADILESESMWSLRNHTTKDISCRAFLQVTKEHINMIRNKARRTVMMVGSSTFHSIAAKWNALITEIVPYYREAILGTEELQATLARAEHRMQARVMMALNSRAKSRFPPAMFYAPSDLGGLGMLSVGHSLIPAKDTIYSKTTSTGVQFFYAGLTNEEGIPIPNVLQYYTPWETEIRESEKAWLEFRTREREAKARGSRVSLDDIEDIIDKGIPRIRVRFSRHAPLFHFDTGFRARMEFQRYLAGKYLKNWWFHMEHDGNICGGVMERYRADMNNALGGVEAILEHSLFKGTGFPSWEGIEFDRSGGFENSKKDTKLAKQQRAGLSKVPNQRFALWWSPTINRSDIQAGFESKVETTGVFMCGKLETIKKSLIKIFSGSLWEKSHGAVVNDVASKLKDSLMDLGAASITLQQQHPQKSYTFTSSAADVILVSAARWSVTSKPTSLADLVGDVYQHSTTSKFWIDVQLRWGNYDSHNIAEYARKKFYEYSTARMYPFPAGIVVAIDLAYNCHSAFGYWIPGMKPFMSKLMPVIMKNNITLNTLRDRMKRDLGLFSSAPTEASLSDTNIAELFSSGMRTWIVDDSATYVTSEQPTPDGGKKFKSENGAVLVFEPVSGSLKMSVVHRSVFSGQKRRSKLAREKAAEEIASWLRSCPPSERPSKIIVTRSRFRQTLHNMLVLDYPNIIIGQSDLNLPLPMVLRHSRLVELRIAAMESKGWEFCIYDDWQQSLQFQPITCFNLLNLVLRGYHINLQRTRQILVPDLHVEVSASHFWPTYATRQEWEQVSIRLQEMIIADAARRMNVSPKDFTEKEKEGILLGKRMTNVEIQQEEMKEIEAMQRTKLAETQTVNVVTSSGDVVKRKVKAAFDFGATALNNNWRPRSLADAAFLDENTPITFDAAGATGASDQLIFSEDAIQKLLACCDVKVQCCAYMLGHALPDSPNIKEVLCVMIPPQFGTAVEARTPPRIPFDAAALQEANLSFLGLMRIGESEAQLTSHDLALQARALIANEGMVPQGFVTAVLEMSEEGVMARCYSTTADGIAWAQSEYERLLKRTPEATDPSFSTPCRGALSSEARCFFLVPADRVWNYFFKGALWRENTEYDVVVDVPLPFFHALHRPDHFLNFTRIGDGAEVVDEADPNDVFGNEAGLAGD; this is encoded by the coding sequence ATGAGCGTGTCGGTTCCTCCTGGGTTCGAGGACGATGACGACCTGGTCGCTGTCGACCCTGCGCTGCTTgcggagatggaggaggaggagcagaaggaGTCCAGGAAGCAGCAGATCCTTACATGGCAGCGCATGAACACAGAGCGGTACGGCTTCCGCGCGGCGTACCGGGCGGCAGTGGGGGAGAAAGACTTGATGCCGCCAGAGTTCATCCGCAAGGTGGTGAAGGACAACGGTGACCTCGGCGGAAAGCGCTTCAAGTCGGAGCGCAAGCTGTGCGTGGGTATGCTGCCCTACATTCCACTGGCTCTGTTCAAGCTCTTGGAAAACATGCCAATGCCctgggaggaggcgcgctaCGTGACCGTAGTGTACCACGTCGGAGGCGTGCTCACCATCGTGGATGACACCCCCACAGTGGCGGAGCCGCTGTACGTGTCACAGTGGGGCTCGATGTGGACGAAGATGCGCGCCAACAAGGTAGAGCTGCTTCAAGAAGGTGGCGGCTTCAGGCGCGCGGTGCACAAGGGAGATGAAAACGAGCCGCCGCTGGACTTCGCCGACTACTTCATGGACCGcgtgccgcctccaccggtgCTCGACGATCTCGATGAAGAGGACAACGCCGGCATCGTGGGCTGGTTCTATGACCCTTTTCCGCGCCTGGTGGCTCCCAACCAGATTCGCGGCCCTCGGCGGCCAAATGGGTACTACTTCACCCTTGATGTGATGGAGGCGCTATACCGCAATGCGTCACCCATTCTGCCGACCCTTGACGACCGCAACTACTTTTACCTGTGGGACCTCAAGTCCTTCTACGCTGCCAAAGCGATGCACCTGTCCATCCCACGCGGCCCGAAGTTCGAGGCCCCGCCTGCCATTCGCGTGAAgcaggacgaggacgacgactgGACGGAGTTCAACGACCTGCGTCGCATTATCCACCGCGACAATCCGCGCAAGCCACGCTTCACGATGCTGACGGAGCGGCAGATTGCTTTCCCTTTCCTGTATGGCTCAGTGGTGGACGGGGTCGAACTGGCCCCGTATCACTACCCAGCCACCGTGCGCGTTGAGAACAACGACCCCGAGCTACCGTGCTTTACTTTCCACCCATCGCTGAACGCAATCAAAGCAGTGGAGAAGAATTACACAGACGTGTCGCGCGCGCAGGCTGCGTTGTGCTCCTCTACCTGGCATCGCGCGGGCGGCCAGCATCTTGAGACCGCCGCGGACGTGCCGTTGGAGCTGCCGGACGACTTTGAACCGTTTCTGTCATCGCTCCCGCTGGAGCAGCCCAACACGAAGACGGGCCTGTCGCTGCTTTTTGCTCCGGCGCCCTACAACTCTTTTGAGGGCGGCATGAAGCGGCGCATCGATGTGCCGCTGTGCGGCAAGTGGTACCAGGACCCACCGGACTTGCTTACGACGGACGACCGAGACAAGATTCTGCGCAGCTACACCCAGCTACTCAAGCACCACGTGAAGCGCTCcctgcagcacgccgtgcgccaacggcgcagtgccgcggctgccgccacagAAGCTGAAGGGGCGGGGACGATGGACATGAGCGCGATGCAGGAGAAGCGCCGGCTGGAGAAAATGGCAGGGATGCGGTACTTTTCCAAGACGCGCATGGAGTGGCTAGAGGCGGCGTTGCAGGTGATGCGGCAGGGCCACAACATGCTTGTTCAGCTCATCAACATGAAGTGCCTGCCGTATGTACACATCGACTACAACTTCGAGGCGAAGCCGACCCGCACGCTGACGACAAAGGAGATCAAGAAGAGCCGGCTCGGCCCCGCGTTTCACATGATCCGTGAGCTGCTAGGCTTCATGAAGCGGCTCATCGACATGCATGTGATGTATCGGTTAGGGTCGACTGACGCGCTGCAGTTGGCGGATGCTACCCAGTACCTCTTTTCCCACGTCGGCGTCCTGACGGGGGTGTACCGCTACAAGCTACGGGCTATGAGGCAGATCAAGAGGAGTCGTGACCTTAAGCACATGCTGTACAGCAAGTTCAACGTTGGCGGCGTGCCAAGCGGGCCTGGCAATGGTTTTTGGGGCCCGGcgtggcgtgtgtgggtaTTCTTTATGCGCGGCATGACACCGCTTCTTCAGCGCTACCTGAGCAATCTGACCGACCGCGTGCTGCACGGCCGTTTGCAGAAAGGCAAGATGTCGGGCAAGAAAATCACGCGTCAACGGGTCGAGCCGGACAAGGATGTGAACATCAAGGAGGCGTTCCGCCGTGAGCTGCGAGAGATGCTGCCGGACAACGTAAAGGCTTCGGTCATTGTGACGATGGACCAGCACATGAACGAGGCGTTCCGGCACTGGCGTGCCGGCCTGCCATGGAGCGTGCCTGGGCTTGCGAAGCCGCTGACAGACCTCGTCGGTAAGTACGTGAAGCTTCGCTCTGAGGAGTACATCCGCAcaacgcagctgcagcggcgccgcattGCGGAGGGGGATACTGTGGACAAGCAGGCATTCATGAAAAACCTAGGGCGCTTGACGCGACTGAAGCTCATGgatgagcagcgccgccagcgtcgaTACGTGACAGGGGAAGACGCCGCTGCGATCATGGCACCCGCTGAGGCGACGGAAATTTATCGCATGATGGCAAACTGGCTCAACGACCGCGGCTTCAAGAAGATCTCTTTCCCAGACCCGTCCAAGACGGCAgagctgtcgctgctgcagctttcCCTCAATCGACTGCGTGACCAGCACAATATCGCGAACCGCCTCACGGCGAACCAGcgtgaggagcaggcccgcaTCGAGGAGTCCTTTAATGCTCCCCACGAGGCCCTGTCCGGCATCGTAGACGCCCTtgcacaccagcgccgcTTCAAAAACGTCGAGGTGGAGTACATGGACAACTTTTCACACCTGTACCCGCTCTACACTGTCGTGCCGCAGGAGAAACTGATTGACTCCTTCCTCGACCAGTACCTCTGGTACAAGGCGATGAATGTGCAGCGTCTCTTCCCCAACTGGGTTAAACCGTCCGATGTggagccgctgccacagctgGTGTACAAGTGGTGTGAGGGCATCAATAACATCCCCGATATATGGGACGTGTCGCACGACGAGTCGGTGGTGCTGTTGCACAGCAACCTGGAGGACGCCTTCTACGACAACGTCGACTGGAACTTCTTCCGTCCGATGCTGGAGCTGATCATGGATAAGTCTCTCGTCGACTACATTGTCAGCCGGCACGACGTCGTGGTGGAGTTCAAGGACATGAGTTACCATCACTACAAGGGGCTTATCCGCGGCTTCATGTTTTCGTCATTCCTGGCGCAGTACTGGGGGCTCGTGATggacgtgctgctgctcggcacTCAGCGAAGCAAGGAGATTGCCGGTACGGCGTTGAAGCCGAACCCCTTCATGTCTTTCTTCCGAGACCCATACCTCGCCGCGTCGCATCCGATTCGCGCGTACTGCAGGTACAAGAACGAGGTCTACATCGTGGTGCGCTACACCAAGACGGAGGCGGATgaggtgcggcgccgctaccTGGAGGAGACCAAGTCGGATCCGGAGATGCGTGCCATTAACGCATCCGTCTACGGGTTCAAGAACGCGAAGGAGTGGCCACGCGACGCGCGGATGCGCCTTTTCCTGTCCGACGTAAACTTGGCGCGGGCGGTGCTATGGGAGTTCCGCAGCCGCCTGCCGCCGTCGATGGCGACCATCAACGACGCAAACAGCTTCGTCAGCGTCTACTCCAAGGACAACCCCAACCTGCTCTTCGAAATGGCAGGCTTCTccgtgcggctgctgccggtggtgcggACCGAGGCGGACATTCTCGAGAGCGAGTCTATGTGGAGTCTGCGCAATCACACAACCAAAGATATCTCCTGCCGAGCCTTCCTGCAAGTGACGAAGGAGCATATCAACATGATCCGCAACAAGGCGCGCCGCACTGTGATGATGGTCGGCAGCTCCACCTTTCACAGCATCGCGGCCAAGTGGAACGCGCTGATTACGGAGATTGTGCCATACTATCGCGAGGCGATTCTCGGgacggaggagctgcaggcgacCCTGGCGCGCGCGGAGCATCGCATGCAGGCGCGTGTGATGATGGCGCTGAACTCGCGCGCCAAGTCGCGCTTCCCACCGGCGATGTTCTACGCCCCGTCCGATCTTGGCGGCCTCGGCATGCTCTCGGTCGGACACTCGCTGATCCCTGCGAAGGACACCATCTACTCGAAGACGACCAGCACGGGTGTCCAGTTCTTCTACGCCGGCCTCACTAACGAGGAGGGCATCCCGATCCCCAACGTGCTGCAGTATTACACGCCGTGGGAAACAGAGATcagggagagcgagaaggcATGGCTGGAGTTCCGCACCCGCGAGCGTGAGGCCAAGGCGCGTGGCAGCCGCGTGTCGCTGGACGACATCGAGGACATCATCGACAAGGGTATCCCGCGCATCCGCGTGCGCTTCTCGCGACACGCGCCGCTCTTCCACTTCGACACCGGCTTCCGGGCCCGCATGGAGTTCCAGCGATACCTGGCCGGCAAGTACCTGAAGAACTGGTGGTTTCACATGGAGCACGACGGCAAcatctgcggcggcgtgatGGAGCGCTACCGCGCTGATATGAACAACGCCCTCGGTGGTGTGGAGGCGATTTTGGAGCACAGTCTCTTCAAGGGGACGGGCTTTCCGTCGTGGGAAGGCATCGAGTTCGACCGCTCTGGCGGTTTTGAAAACTCGAAGAAGGATACAAAACTGgcaaagcagcagcgtgctgGTCTGAGCAAGGTGCCGAACCAGCGGTTCGCGCTTTGGTGGAGTCCTACGATCAACCGCTCTGACATCCAGGCCGGCTTCGAGTCGAAGGTGGAGACGACGGGTGTCTTCATGTGCGGTAAGCTGGAGACCATCAAGAAGTCGCTCATCAAGATCTTTAGCGGCTCTCTCTGGGAGAAGTCGCACGGTGCCGTTGTGAACGACGTGGCGAGCAAGCTGAAGGACAGCCTCATGGACCTTGGCGCAGCCTCCATAAcgctgcaacagcagcacccaCAGAAGTCCTACACCTTCACAAGCTCGGCTGCCGATGTCATCTTGGTgagcgcagcgcgctggTCGGTGACGTCGAAGCCGACCAGTCTCGCCGACCTCGTCGGCGACGTGTACCAACACAGCACCACCTCGAAGTTTTGGATCGATGTGCAGCTGCGATGGGGAAACTACGACAGCCACAACATTGCCGAGTACGCGAGGAAGAAGTTCTACGAGTACTCGACGGCGCGCATGTATCCGTTTCCTGCTGGCATTGTCGTTGCGATCGACCTGGCCTACAACTGCCACAGCGCGTTTGGCTACTGGATACCTGGGATGAAGCCGTTCATGAGTAAGCTGATGCCCGTCATCATGAAGAACAACATTACCCTCAACACGCTGCGCGACCGCATGAAGCGCGACCTGGGACTCTTCAGCTCTGCCCCGACGGAGGCGAGCCTGTCCGACACAAACATCGCTGAGCTGTTTTCCAGCGGGATGCGCACGTGGATTGTAGACGACAGCGCCACGTATGTGACGAGCGAGCAGCCGACCCCGGACGGCGGCAAGAAGTTCAAGTCCGAGAATGGCGCGGTGCTCGTCTTTGAGCCCGTCTCCGGCTCTTTGAAGATGAGCGTAGTGCACCGGAGCGTCTTTTCCGGGCAGAAGCGCCGCTCGAAGCTGGCGCGCGAgaaggcagcggaggagaTTGCGTCGTGGCTACGTAGCTGTCCGCCTAGTGAGCGTCCAAGCAAGATCATCGTCACCCGCTCCCGCTTCCGCCAGACGCTGCATAACATGCTGGTGTTAGACTACCCGAACATCATCATTGGCCAAAGTGACTTGaacctgccgctgccgatggtgTTGCGTCACAGCCGCCTCGTCGAGCTGCGCATCGCGGCGATGGAAAGCAAAGGGTGGGAATTCTGCATCTACGACGACTGGCAGCAGAGTTTGCAGTTCCAACCGATCACGTGCTTCAACCTACTGAACCTGGTTCTGCGTGGCTACCACATAAAtctgcagcgcacgcggcaAATTCTCGTTCCTGACCTGCACGTCGAGGTGAGCGCGTCTCACTTCTGGCCCACGTACGCGACCCGTCAGGAATGGGAGCAGGTGTCCATCCGTCTGCAGGAGATGAtcatcgccgacgccgcgcgccGCATGAACGTGAGCCCGAAGGACTTCAcggaaaaggagaaggagggcaTTCTTCTGGGCAAGAGAATGACCAATGTGGAGATTcagcaggaggagatgaAAGAGATCGAGGCCATGCAGCGCACAAAGCTGGCAGAGACGCAGACGGTCAACGTTGtcacgagcagcggcgacgtcgtgAAGCGCAAGGTGAAGGCCGCCTTCGACTTTGGAGCGACGGCGTTGAACAACAACTGGCGTCCCCGCTCCTTGGCCGATGCCGCCTTTCTTGACGAGAACACTCCCATCAccttcgacgccgccggcgccaccgggGCAAGCGACCAGCTCATCTTCTCTGAGGACGCGATTCAGAAGTTGCTGGCGTGCTGCGACGTCAAGGTTCAGTGCTGCGCGTACATGCTTGGCCATGCGCTGCCCGACTCGCCAAACATCAAGGAGGTGCTGTGTGTCATGATCCCGCCGCAGTTCGGGACGGCTGTCGAGGCCCGCACGCCACCACGCATTCCGTTTgacgcggcagcactgcaggAGGCGAACCTGTCCTTCTTGGGACTCATGAGGATtggcgagagcgaggcgcagctgaccTCGCACGACCTCGCCCTCCAGGCGCGTGCGCTAATTGCGAACGAGGGGATGGTGCCGCAAGGATTTGTGACTGCCGTCCTGGAGATgtcggaggagggggtgatgGCGCGGTGCTacagcaccaccgcggaCGGCATTGCATGGGCGCAGAGTGAGTACGAGCGGCTGCTGAAGAGGACTCCGGAGGCGACGGACCCATCCTTTTCAACCccgtgccgcggcgccctTTCCTCGGAGGCGCGTTGCTTCTTCCTGGTACCGGCAGATCGGGTCTGGAACTACTTCTTCAAGGGGGCGCTGTGGCGCGAGAACACCGAGtacgacgtcgtcgtcgacgtgcCGTTGCCCTTCTTTcatgcgctgcaccgcccaGATCACTTCCTTAATTTCACTCGCAtcggtgacggtgccgagGTGGTGGATGAGGCGGACCCAAACGACGTGTTCGGCAACGAGGCCGGGCTGGCAGGTGATTGA
- a CDS encoding conserved hypothetical protein (previous protein_id=AAZ14618.1) codes for MLRRSALARRYPFTKRGPRERKSWKHHVLTEPPKPVEWRDPKVWTKDLSQMKSFDAPQWDLWLNRSRSQDMDEALQPFMDMPQSLKDRRYDIPWWANPFGAWYLQNVLSVELMKLPGRTNAEKIAIYRGRKRPATWDKSKEGLMDDEVLLKQIVKERWRTLEFGDRDAGYPCTFSDYIQFLNEWFKSLDEEGLQRLREHFDRKIRPLLAVMTHVDLMWLEALTQNSVQNKEQLERRIGFQTSLGTPEFFDMSKRLRYEINEDYKVRDELGPELFALWSKAPERWPPERLAKMYGLDFTLVRKILVWHHFKACYDACVEPDWTLPKRLFALEWIRDVRARKQGLFYGKLRFAEQKITFYSDKFLFRDLVNRREASYANVWEMDDPYRFLQTEQDYEDYWGDNYDVYRRMFPEMIGKSGEPVQQYSQMPVWAGPHRDHANKSEHNWMFAEIGVNVGHEPLKKLELDPTNEKRRRFVIRQPDGSLRSAKMSEMRAWYWKEEWADFRFWAPHMEWGVENTPSMEQYQEHVPDTPDADYRKQRRIQSRPVKWFYESHYSRSGSFAGFQPLRFMQRRTQREVRWPDVINAAVQIEKSKPSSYVFKAIPEI; via the coding sequence ATGCTTCGGCGTAGCGCATTAGCGCGGCGCTACCCCTTCACCAAGCGCGGCCCTCGGGAGCGCAAGTCGTGGAAGCACCATGTCCTGACGGAGCCCCCGAAACCGGTGGAGTGGCGTGACCCGAAAGTGTGGACGAAGGACTTGAGTCAGATGAAGTCGTTCGACGCGCCTCAGTGGGACCTCTGGCTTAACCGCTCCAGGTCGCAAGACATGGACGAGGCACTGCAGCCGTTCATGGACATGCCTCAGTCCCTCAAAGACCGTCGGTATGATATTCCCTGGTGGGCGAACCCTTTCGGTGCGTGGTACCTTCAAAACGTGCTTTCGGTAGAGCTAATGAAGCTGCCTGGGCGAACAAACGCTGAGAAGATTGCCATCTACCGCGGGCGCAAGCGCCCCGCCACATGGGACAAGTCGAAGGAGGGACTCATGGACGATGAGGTGCTGTTGAAGCAAATTGTGAAGGAGCGCTGGCGCACCCTTGAGTTTGGCGACCGTGACGCCGGCTACCCGTGCACGTTCAGCGACTACATCCAATTTTTGAATGAGTGGTTCAAGTCTCTGGATGAGgaggggctgcagcggctgagAGAGCACTTTGATCGCAAAATTCGCCCTCTTCTTGCCGTGATGACTCACGTAGACCTGATGTGGCTCGAGGCGCTCACCCAGAATTCCGTGCAGAACAAGGAGCAGTTGGAGCGACGCATCGGGTTCCAGACGTCCCTGGGTACGCCTGAGTTCTTCGACATGTCGAAAAGACTTCGATACGAGATCAATGAGGACTACAAAGTGCGCGATGAGCTAGGGCCGGAACTGTTTGCGCTGTGGAGCAAGGCACCGGAGCGTTGGCCACCGGAGCGGTTGGCGAAGATGTACGGTCTCGACTTTACGCTTGTCAGGAAGATTCTAGTCTGGCACCACTTCAAGGCATGCTACGACGCTTGTGTAGAGCCAGACTGGACCTTGCCGAAGCGCCTCTTTGCGCTTGAGTGGATTCGCGATGTGCGGGCCCGCAAGCAGGGTCTCTTCTACGGCAAGCTGCGCTTTGCAGAGCAGAAGATCACGTTTTACAGTGACAAGTTCCTCTTTCGCGACCTCGTCAACCGCCGTGAGGCGAGCTACGCAAATGTGTGGGAGATGGACGACCCGTATCGTTTTCTGCAGACGGAGCAGGACTACGAGGATTACTGGGGCGATAACTACGACGTGTATCGGCGCATGTTCCCTGAGATGATTGGTAAGAGCGGCGAGCCAGTGCAGCAGTACAGCCAGATGCCCGTGTGGGCGGGACCGCACCGCGACCACGCGAACAAATCCGAGCACAACTGGATGTTTGCTGAGATCGGCGTGAATGTCGGCCACGAGCCGTTGAAGAAGCTGGAGCTGGATCCGACAAACGAGAAGCGGCGTCGCTTTGTCATTCGCCAACCCGACGGCTCACTGCGGTCGGCAAAAATGTCGGAGATGCGGGCCTGGTACTGGAAGGAGGAGTGGGCGGACTTCCGATTTTGGGCCCCTCACATGGAGTGGGGTGTCGAGAACACGCCCTCCATGGAGCAGTACCAGGAGCACGTACCGGACACACCCGACGCCGATTAtcgcaagcagcgccgcattcAGTCCCGTCCCGTAAAGTGGTTTTACGAGAGTCACTatagccgcagcggcagctttGCTGGATTTCAACCGTTACGGTtcatgcagcgccgcacccaACGTGAGGTGCGGTGGCCCGATGTCATCAACGCTGCTGTGCAGATCGAGAAGAGCAAGCCGAGCTCCTACGTGTTCAAGGCAATCCCAGAAATTTAA
- a CDS encoding protein kinase A catalytic subunit isoform 2 (previous protein_id=AAZ14620.1), which produces MFPSTWYSALKPKVACNFAKPDTSSWKLSDFELKNTLGTGSFGRVRIAHRKGTEEYYAIKCLRKREIIKMKQQQHVAQEKGILMELCHPFIVNMMCSFQDEKKVYFLLEFVMGGEMFTHLRTAGRFPNDVAKFYHAELVLAFEYLHSLDVIYRDLKPENLLLDNKGHVKMTDFGFAKKVPDRTFTLCGTPEYLAPEVIQSKGHGKAVDWWTMGVLLYEFIAGYPPFYDDTPFRIYEKILAGRLKFPNWFDGRARDLVKGLLQTDHTKRLGTLKGGPADVKNHPYFHGANWDKLYARYYPAPIPVRVKSPGDTSNFEKYPDSPVDRTPALTSAQQAELKGF; this is translated from the coding sequence ATGTTTCCTAGCACGTGGTACTCCGCTTTAAAACCCAAGGTCGCGTGCAACTTCGCAAAGCCAGACACCTCCAGCTGGAAACTCTCAGATTTCGAACTGAAGAACACGCTCGGCACCGGTTCCTTCGGCCGCGTGCGCATCGCCCACCGCAAGGGCACGGAGGAGTACTACGCGATCAAGTGCCTGAGAAAGCGCGAGATCATCAAgatgaagcagcagcagcacgttgCGCAGGAAAAGGGGATCCTAATGGAGCTGTGTCACCCGTTCATCGTGAACATGATGTGCTCCTTCCAGGACGAGAAGAAGGTGTACTTTCTGCTGGAGTTTGTCATGGGCGGCGAGATGTTCACGCACCTGCGCACTGCCGGGCGGTTCCCGAATGACGTTGCGAAGTTCTACCACGCGGAGCTGGTGCTTGCGTTCGAGTATCTGCACTCGCTGGACGTGATCTACCGCGATCTGAAGCCGGAGAATCTGCTGCTGGACAACAAGGGGCATGTGAAGATGACGGACTTTGGGTTTGCGAAGAAGGTGCCGGACCGGACGTTCACGCTGTGCGGGACACCGGAGTACCTTGCGCCGGAGGTGATCCAGAGCAAGGGCCACGGGAAGGCGGTGGACTGGTGGACGATGGGCGTGCTGCTGTACGAATTCATTGCCGGATACCCGCCGTTCTACGACGACACGCCGTTCCGGATTTACGAGAAGATCCTTGCTGGGCGGCTGAAGTTCCCGAACTGGTTTGAcggccgcgcgcgcgacCTCGTGAAGgggctgctgcagacggACCATACGAAGCGCCTGGGGACGCTGAAAGGCGGGCCGGCGGACGTGAAGAACCATCCGTACTTCCACGGTGCGAACTGGGACAAGCTGTACGCACGTTACTACCCCGCGCCGATCCCTGTGCGGGTGAAGAGCCCTGGCGACACGAGCAACTTCGAGAAGTACCCGGACAGCCCGGTCGACCGCACGCCTGCGCTGacgtcggcgcagcaggccgAATTGAAGGGGTTTTAA